A genome region from Triticum aestivum cultivar Chinese Spring chromosome 2B, IWGSC CS RefSeq v2.1, whole genome shotgun sequence includes the following:
- the LOC123043017 gene encoding AT-rich interactive domain-containing protein 2-like has protein sequence MDLSAASALAVLSKLQLLGFCVGLQIPDDAADPSEVFDTIVAAFLREVYPGERDARPLPAALGDGRRVDLLRLFTAVRAAGGYAVSSSPSVGAGVWAAAAGSAALAAPVKLIYAKYLGAVERWIQRLPEAQPPPSDEMRQEMLCVRGANGVEMENCNGRDQQHGVLKRKREDIAGMLDWVRGLAESVSEEGAIAAGLVDGYFPVALAAREAVSRKRARRASVTNGALLQEIGCRCCRSTTCARIGVQCSKIVQQPGPDTNNLTRVVDVNGSSMVIEQASSVNGQLKHSKSQQRNKLLVGPNYQAVVPQWTGVPPENYGDPETLKWLGTKIWPPENEKKITPTYHDRIGKGREFVCSCNIPRSVECVRFHIAERRLQLRRELGSAFYQWGFDRMGEEVALSWTDEEEASFKAVMQTYAPSPGRDLWNHLQSSFRWKRRKELVSYYFNCFLLRRRCYQNRTAPEKIDSDDEEETEFRFFGNRMGQSATKYDSTKHTVCVQSTHCMDLDDE, from the exons ATGGATCTTTCCGCCGCAAGCGCCCTCGCCGTCCTCAGCAAGCTGCAGCTCCTCGGCTTCTGCGTCGGCCTCCAGATCCCCGACGACGCCGCCGACCCCTCCGAGGTGTTCGACACCATCGTCGCCGCGTTCCTGCGCGAGGTCTACCCCGGCGAACGCGATGCGCGTCCGCTCCCGGCCGCCCTCGGCGACGGGCGCCGCGTGGACCTCCTCCGCCTCTTCACCGCCGTCCGCGCCGCTGGCGGCTACGCCGTGTCCTCGTCGCCCTCTGTCGGCGCCGGCGTCTGGGCCGCAGCCGCCGGAtctgccgccctcgccgcgcccgTCAAGCTGATCTATGCCAAGTACCTCGGCGCGGTGGAGCGCTGGATCCAGAGGCTCCCGGAGGCGCAACCACCGCCGTCTGACGAGATGCGGCAGGAGATGCTCTGCGTCCGCGGTGCCAATGGAGTTGAGATGGAGAACTGCAATGGGAGGGATCAGCAGCACGGGGTGCTGAAGAGGAAGAGGGAAGACATTGCTGGGATGCTGGATTGGGTGAGGGGGCTCGCCGAGAGTGTCTCGGAGGAGGGCGCCATCGCCGCCGGCTTGGTGGATGGATACTTCCCGGTGGCATTGGCGGCGCGGGAGGCGGTGTCCAGGAAGAGGGCACGCCGCGCAAGCGTGACCAACGGCGCGCTCTTGCAG GAAATTGGTTGCAGGTGCTGCAGGAGTACCACCTGTGCCAGAATTGGTGTTCAATGCAGCAAAATTGTTCAACAACCTGGTCCGGATACTAATAATCTAACAAGAGTTGTTGATGTGAATGGATCCTCAATGGTCATAGAACAGGCGAGCAGTGTGAACGGACAATTGAAGCATTCTAAAAGTCAGCAGAGGAACAAACTACTAGTGGGCCCCAATTATCAAGCAGTGGTGCCACAGTGGACCGGCGTTCCGCCTGAAAATTACGGCGATCCAGAAACCCTCAAATGGCTGGGCACAAAAATCTGGCCTCCAGAAAATGAGAAGAAAATAACCCCAACCTACCATGACCGTATTGGCAAAGGCAGAGAATTCGTTTGCAGCTGCAACATCCCGCGATCAGTAGAATGTGTCAGGTTTCACATTGCAGAAAGGCGGCTTCAGCTGAGACGTGAACTCGGCTCTGCTTTCTACCAGTGGGGATTTGACCGTATGGGCGAGGAGGTTGCCCTTTCTTGGACGGATGAAGAGGAGGCAAGTTTCAAGGCTGTAATGCAGACCTATGCGCCATCTCCAGGAAGGGATTTATGGAACCATCTCCAGTCATCCTTCCGCTGGAAGCGGAGGAAAGAACTTGTGAGCTATTATTTTAATTGTTTTCTGCTTAGGCGGAGGTGTTACCAGAATAGGACCGCACCAGAGAAGATAGATAGTGATGATGAGGAAGAGACAGAGTTTAGGTTTTTTGGAAACCGTATGGGACAAAGTGCAACCAAGTATGACAGCACCAAGCACACCGTTTGCGTTCAGAGTACTCACTGCATGGATCTGGATGATGAGTAG